A window from Mus caroli unplaced genomic scaffold, CAROLI_EIJ_v1.1 scaffold_14994_1, whole genome shotgun sequence encodes these proteins:
- the LOC110288817 gene encoding HLA class I histocompatibility antigen, A-25 alpha chain-like isoform X1 yields the protein MRNPGCCTLLLLLVAMDLNLYCAGSHWLQTFNAVIMEPGMINSRFIHIGYVDTIEYQRYDSKEPIAVLLPRVSWMEQVPLSYWTSETVGCAELSQVDRRILHFMVNKNEQRMDDYHTLQEVYGCNVANDGSFLGGHFRLTYYGYDDLYLNENLSSWIAYGKAAEYVKSRWDGGGDAERWKTYLQGVCVERLLRYMVLGKEALLRSDAPRTHVTHHVRPEGNVTLRCWALGFYPADITMTWKRDGNNHTQDMELPDTRPAGDGTFQKWAAVVVPSGEELRYTCHVHHKGLSEPLKLKWVPPHTIPIIAILIGLVLGTLVVGTVVIFLVWKK from the exons ATGAGGAACCCTGGATGCTgcacactcctcctcctcttggtgGCCATGGATTTGAACCTGTATTGTGCAG GCTCACACTGGCTGCAGACTTTCAACGCTGTAATTATGGAGCCTGGCATGATTAATTCCCGGTTCATCCACATTGGCTATGTAGACACTATAGAGTATCAGAGATATGACAGCAAAGAACCAATTGCAGTTTTGCTACCTCGGGTTTCATGGATGGAGCAGGTGCCATTGTCATATTGGACCAGTGAGACAGTAGGCTGTGCGGAATTGTCACAGGTAGACAGACGAATTCTTCACTTCATGgtgaacaaaaatgaacaaagaatggACG ATTATCACACCCTGCAGGAAGTGTATGGCTGCAATGTGGCTAATGATGGGAGCTTCCTCGGTGGTCACTTCCGGCTCACCTACTATGGCTACGATGACTTATACCTGAATGAGAACCTGAGCTCCTGGATTGCATATGGAAAGGCAGCTGAATATGTGAAGAGCAGGTGGGACGGTGGAGGTGATGCAGAAAGGTGGAAGACTTACCTGCAAGGGGTGTGCGTGGAAAGGCTTCTTAGATACATGGTCCTTGGAAAGGAAGCATTGCTGCGCTCCG ATGCCCCCCGAACACATGTGACCCACCATGTAAGACCTGAAGGGAATGTCACCCTGAGGTGCTGGGCCCTGGGCTTCTACCCAGCTGACATCACCATGACTTGGAAGAGGGATGGGAACAACCACACCCAAGACATGGAGCTGCCAGACACCAGGCCTGCAGGGGATGGAACCTTCCAGAAGTGGGCAGCTGTGGTGGTTCCTTCTGGAGAAGAGCTGAGATATACATGTCATGTGCACCATAAAGGGTTATCTGAGCCTCTCAAGCTGAAATGGG TGCCTCCACACACCATCCCCATCATAGCAATTCTCATCGGCCTGGTTCTTGGAACTTTGGTGGTGGGAACTGTGGTAATTTTTCTGGTGTGGAAGAAATAA
- the LOC110288817 gene encoding HLA class I histocompatibility antigen, A-25 alpha chain-like isoform X2, whose translation MRNPGCCTLLLLLVAMDLNLYCAVLLPRVSWMEQVPLSYWTSETVGCAELSQVDRRILHFMVNKNEQRMDDYHTLQEVYGCNVANDGSFLGGHFRLTYYGYDDLYLNENLSSWIAYGKAAEYVKSRWDGGGDAERWKTYLQGVCVERLLRYMVLGKEALLRSDAPRTHVTHHVRPEGNVTLRCWALGFYPADITMTWKRDGNNHTQDMELPDTRPAGDGTFQKWAAVVVPSGEELRYTCHVHHKGLSEPLKLKWVPPHTIPIIAILIGLVLGTLVVGTVVIFLVWKK comes from the exons ATGAGGAACCCTGGATGCTgcacactcctcctcctcttggtgGCCATGGATTTGAACCTGTATTGTGCAG TTTTGCTACCTCGGGTTTCATGGATGGAGCAGGTGCCATTGTCATATTGGACCAGTGAGACAGTAGGCTGTGCGGAATTGTCACAGGTAGACAGACGAATTCTTCACTTCATGgtgaacaaaaatgaacaaagaatggACG ATTATCACACCCTGCAGGAAGTGTATGGCTGCAATGTGGCTAATGATGGGAGCTTCCTCGGTGGTCACTTCCGGCTCACCTACTATGGCTACGATGACTTATACCTGAATGAGAACCTGAGCTCCTGGATTGCATATGGAAAGGCAGCTGAATATGTGAAGAGCAGGTGGGACGGTGGAGGTGATGCAGAAAGGTGGAAGACTTACCTGCAAGGGGTGTGCGTGGAAAGGCTTCTTAGATACATGGTCCTTGGAAAGGAAGCATTGCTGCGCTCCG ATGCCCCCCGAACACATGTGACCCACCATGTAAGACCTGAAGGGAATGTCACCCTGAGGTGCTGGGCCCTGGGCTTCTACCCAGCTGACATCACCATGACTTGGAAGAGGGATGGGAACAACCACACCCAAGACATGGAGCTGCCAGACACCAGGCCTGCAGGGGATGGAACCTTCCAGAAGTGGGCAGCTGTGGTGGTTCCTTCTGGAGAAGAGCTGAGATATACATGTCATGTGCACCATAAAGGGTTATCTGAGCCTCTCAAGCTGAAATGGG TGCCTCCACACACCATCCCCATCATAGCAATTCTCATCGGCCTGGTTCTTGGAACTTTGGTGGTGGGAACTGTGGTAATTTTTCTGGTGTGGAAGAAATAA